The Apium graveolens cultivar Ventura chromosome 11, ASM990537v1, whole genome shotgun sequence genome has a window encoding:
- the LOC141697954 gene encoding copper transport protein ATX1, producing MAETVVLKVGMSCQGCVGAVKRVLGKMEGVESFDIDIDQQKVTVKGNVQPDAVFQTVAKTGKKTEYWESAAGTAESKPTETVAVA from the exons ATGGCTGAG ACCGTTGTCCTCAAGGTTGGCATGTCATGCCAAGGTTGCGTTGGAGCAGTGAAGAGAGTTTTAGGCAAAATGGAAG GTGTTGAATCATTTGACATTGATATCGACCAACAAAAAGTGACTGTCAAGGGTAATGTGCAGCCTGATGCAGTTTTCCAGACTGTTGCAAAAACTGGGAAGAAGACTGAGTACTGGGAATCAGCAGCAGGAACAGCTGAATCAAAGCCAACGGAAACCGTAGCTGTTGCTTAA